A region from the Pseudomonas sp. KU26590 genome encodes:
- the edd gene encoding phosphogluconate dehydratase: MHPRVLEVTERLIARSRETRQRYLQLIRGAASDGPMRGKLQCANFAHGVAACGPEDKNSLRMMNAANIAIVSSYNDMLSAHQPYEHFPEQIKKALREIGSVGQFAGGVPAMCDGVTQGEPGMELSIASREVIAMATAVALSHNMFDGALMLGICDKIVPGLLMGSLRFGHLPTIFVPGGPMVSGISNKEKADVRQRYAEGKATREELLDSEMKSYHGPGTCTFYGTANTNQLIMEVMGLHLPGASFVNPYTPLRDALTREAAFQVTRLTKQSGDFIPLGEIVDERSLVNSIVALHATGGSTNHTLHMPAIAQCAGIQLTWQDMADLSEVVPTLSHVYPNGKADINHFQAAGGMSFLIRELLDAGLMHEDVNTVMGRGLRRYIQEPFLEEGKLVWRDGPIESLDENVLRPIARPFSAEGGLRVMEGNLGRGVMKVSAVALEHQIVEAPAKVFEDQQDLADAFKAGELECDFVAVMRFQGPRSNGMPELHKMTPFLGVLQDRGFKVALITDGRMSGASGKIPAAIHVCPEASDGGPLALVRDGDLIRVDGVKGTLQVLVEPAELAAREPAIGRLSHNVGSGRELFGFMRMAFSSAEKGASAFTSNLETLK; this comes from the coding sequence ATGCATCCCCGCGTCCTTGAGGTAACCGAACGGCTGATTGCTCGCAGCCGTGAAACCCGTCAACGCTACCTGCAATTGATCCGGGGTGCGGCGAGCGACGGGCCGATGCGTGGCAAGCTGCAATGTGCCAACTTCGCCCACGGCGTCGCGGCATGTGGTCCCGAAGACAAGAACAGCCTGCGCATGATGAATGCGGCCAACATCGCCATTGTCTCTTCCTACAACGACATGCTCTCCGCGCATCAGCCGTACGAACACTTCCCCGAACAGATCAAAAAAGCGCTGCGTGAAATCGGCTCGGTGGGGCAGTTTGCCGGTGGCGTTCCGGCCATGTGTGACGGCGTCACCCAGGGCGAGCCGGGCATGGAGTTGAGTATCGCCAGCCGAGAAGTCATTGCGATGGCAACGGCGGTGGCCTTGTCCCACAACATGTTCGACGGCGCGCTGATGCTGGGCATCTGCGACAAGATCGTTCCGGGCTTGCTGATGGGCTCGCTGCGCTTTGGTCATCTGCCGACGATCTTCGTGCCGGGCGGGCCGATGGTCTCGGGTATCTCTAACAAGGAGAAAGCCGACGTGCGTCAGCGCTACGCCGAAGGCAAAGCCACCCGTGAAGAGCTGCTGGATTCGGAAATGAAGTCCTACCACGGCCCGGGCACCTGCACGTTCTACGGCACGGCGAACACCAACCAGTTGATTATGGAAGTCATGGGTCTGCATCTTCCGGGCGCCTCTTTCGTCAATCCCTACACGCCGCTACGCGATGCCCTGACACGCGAGGCGGCGTTCCAGGTCACGCGTCTGACCAAACAAAGCGGCGACTTCATCCCTCTCGGAGAGATTGTGGACGAACGTTCGCTGGTCAACTCGATTGTTGCCCTGCACGCGACGGGCGGTTCCACCAACCACACGCTGCACATGCCGGCGATTGCCCAGTGCGCGGGCATTCAGCTGACCTGGCAGGACATGGCCGATCTGTCTGAAGTGGTGCCGACCCTGTCCCACGTCTACCCGAACGGCAAAGCCGACATCAACCACTTCCAGGCCGCCGGCGGTATGTCGTTCCTGATTCGTGAGCTGCTTGATGCAGGCTTGATGCACGAAGACGTCAACACGGTGATGGGCCGTGGCCTGCGTCGCTACATCCAAGAGCCGTTCCTGGAAGAAGGCAAACTGGTGTGGCGCGATGGCCCGATCGAAAGCCTCGACGAAAACGTCCTGCGCCCCATCGCGCGTCCGTTCTCGGCCGAAGGCGGCCTGCGGGTCATGGAAGGCAACCTGGGCCGTGGCGTGATGAAAGTCTCCGCCGTTGCGCTGGAGCACCAGATCGTCGAAGCCCCCGCCAAAGTGTTCGAAGACCAGCAAGACCTCGCCGACGCCTTCAAGGCCGGTGAGCTGGAGTGCGACTTTGTCGCGGTGATGCGTTTCCAGGGCCCGCGCTCCAACGGCATGCCGGAGCTGCACAAGATGACGCCGTTCCTGGGCGTGCTGCAGGACCGTGGTTTCAAGGTGGCGCTCATTACTGACGGGCGTATGTCTGGGGCGTCCGGGAAAATCCCGGCGGCGATTCACGTTTGCCCGGAAGCCTCCGACGGCGGGCCGCTGGCGTTGGTGCGTGACGGGGATCTCATTCGTGTCGATGGCGTGAAAGGAACGTTGCAAGTTCTGGTCGAACCGGCAGAATTGGCCGCCAGAGAGCCGGCAATCGGTCGCTTGTCACACAACGTGGGCAGCGGGCGCGAACTGTTCGGCTTCATGCGCATGGCCTTCAGCTCGGCAGAGAAGGGCGCCAGCGCCTTTACTTCGAATCTGGAGACGCTCAAGTGA
- a CDS encoding glucokinase, with protein sequence MVGDIGGTNARFAIWEDDQLHSIRVFATVDYASPEKALTVYLQDLELQRGDVTSLCLAVAGPVTGDDFHFTNSHWKINRQAFCAELKIDHLILVNDFTAMALGMTRLKDDEYLTVRHGKGDPHGARVVIGPGTGLGVGTLIRTGEARWSAVPGEGGHVDLPIGTPREALLWMRLMATHEHVSAETILSGAGLLLLYQVSCGLDEIEPELKSPAAITSAALKGDPVASAVLEQFCVFLGRVAGNNVLTVGGRGGVYIAGGVIPRFVDFFMQSGFNKAFAEKGLMKDYFNDVPVWLVTAEYPGLMGAGVALDQSLIAQG encoded by the coding sequence ATGGTGGGTGATATCGGCGGCACAAATGCGCGGTTTGCCATTTGGGAAGACGACCAGTTGCATTCGATTCGCGTGTTCGCGACGGTCGATTACGCCAGTCCTGAAAAGGCCCTGACGGTCTATCTGCAGGACCTGGAGTTGCAGCGCGGTGATGTCACCTCCCTTTGCCTGGCCGTGGCCGGGCCGGTGACCGGCGACGATTTCCACTTCACCAACAGCCACTGGAAGATCAACCGGCAGGCGTTCTGCGCCGAGCTGAAGATCGACCACCTGATCCTGGTCAACGACTTCACTGCCATGGCCCTGGGCATGACCCGCCTGAAAGACGACGAGTACCTGACCGTGCGTCATGGCAAAGGCGATCCTCACGGTGCGCGGGTGGTGATAGGGCCTGGCACCGGGCTTGGGGTCGGTACGCTGATTCGCACCGGTGAAGCGCGTTGGTCCGCCGTGCCGGGCGAGGGCGGTCACGTTGATCTGCCGATCGGCACGCCTCGCGAAGCCCTGCTGTGGATGCGCTTGATGGCAACCCACGAGCACGTCAGCGCCGAGACGATTCTGAGTGGCGCCGGGCTGTTGCTGCTGTATCAAGTCAGCTGCGGACTGGACGAGATCGAGCCTGAACTCAAATCCCCTGCGGCCATTACCTCGGCGGCGCTCAAGGGTGACCCTGTCGCCAGCGCAGTGCTGGAGCAGTTCTGTGTATTCCTCGGGCGCGTGGCAGGCAACAACGTACTGACTGTCGGCGGACGCGGCGGCGTGTATATTGCCGGTGGCGTGATTCCCCGGTTCGTTGATTTCTTCATGCAGAGCGGCTTCAACAAGGCGTTCGCCGAGAAGGGATTGATGAAGGATTATTTCAATGACGTGCCGGTCTGGCTGGTCACGGCCGAATACCCCGGCCTGATGGGCGCAGGCGTGGCGCTGGATCAGTCCCTGATCGCGCAGGGCTAG
- a CDS encoding response regulator — MNAVSKSILVVDDDQEICELLQAYLSRSGFQVRTVGNGAEFRQAFNEEASDLLILDVMLPDEDGFSLCRWVRQHPRQPHIPIIMLTASSDEADRVIGLELGADDYMAKPFSPRELQARIKALLRRAQFGQERSGGEVLVFDEWRLDMVSHRLFHNDGEEVILSGADFALLKLFLDNPQQILDRDTIGNATRGRELMPLERIVDMAVSRLRQRLRDTGKAPRLIRTVRGSGYLLAANVLPQAGNGY, encoded by the coding sequence GTGAACGCTGTCAGTAAATCGATTCTGGTGGTCGACGATGACCAGGAGATTTGCGAGTTGCTGCAAGCCTACCTGAGCCGTTCCGGTTTTCAGGTGCGCACGGTCGGCAATGGGGCCGAGTTTCGTCAGGCATTCAACGAAGAGGCCAGCGACCTGCTGATCCTCGACGTTATGCTCCCCGATGAAGACGGCTTCAGCCTGTGTCGCTGGGTCAGGCAGCATCCGCGTCAGCCGCATATTCCCATCATCATGCTCACCGCCAGCTCCGACGAGGCCGATCGGGTCATCGGTCTGGAGCTCGGCGCCGATGACTACATGGCCAAGCCCTTCAGCCCTCGAGAACTTCAGGCCCGGATCAAGGCGCTGTTGCGTCGTGCCCAGTTCGGCCAGGAGCGCAGCGGCGGTGAAGTGCTGGTGTTCGATGAATGGCGGCTGGACATGGTCAGTCACCGGCTGTTTCACAACGATGGCGAAGAGGTGATTTTGTCGGGCGCCGATTTCGCGCTGCTCAAACTGTTCCTCGACAACCCCCAACAGATTCTCGATCGCGACACCATCGGCAACGCCACCCGTGGTCGTGAACTGATGCCGCTGGAGCGCATCGTCGACATGGCGGTGAGCCGCCTGCGTCAGCGTTTGCGTGACACTGGCAAGGCGCCACGGTTGATCCGCACCGTACGAGGCAGCGGTTATCTGTTGGCAGCCAATGTGCTGCCCCAAGCCGGCAACGGTTACTAG